The Rhodococcus triatomae genome includes a window with the following:
- a CDS encoding flavin reductase family protein gives MYIVTTVSADGRRAGCLMGFATRISIRPPRFLAGLSRVNHTFTVAADADYLAVHLIGKERRDLAELFGGRTGDEIDKFAECAWTEGLVRESPGLPILDDAAAWMCGRILERVPLGDHVGHLLEPVATEIRRDVPVVSFFDIRHLTPGHPA, from the coding sequence ATGTACATCGTCACCACGGTGTCCGCCGACGGTCGCCGCGCCGGGTGCCTGATGGGGTTCGCCACCCGGATCAGCATTCGTCCCCCGCGCTTCCTCGCCGGGCTGTCGCGGGTCAACCACACCTTCACCGTGGCTGCCGACGCCGACTATCTCGCCGTCCACCTCATCGGTAAGGAGCGGCGCGATCTCGCGGAGCTGTTCGGCGGAAGGACGGGCGACGAGATCGACAAGTTCGCCGAATGCGCGTGGACGGAGGGGCTGGTGCGGGAGAGCCCCGGATTACCGATCCTCGACGACGCCGCCGCGTGGATGTGTGGACGCATCCTCGAACGTGTCCCGCTCGGCGATCACGTCGGCCATCTCCTCGAACCCGTCGCCACGGAGATCCGTCGCGACGTGCCCGTGGTCTCGTTCTTCGACATCCGTCACCTCACACCGGGGCACCCCGCCTGA
- a CDS encoding alpha/beta hydrolase family protein, with translation MSELVDRGGIRGFLHRPDGDIVGGVVFAHGAGGNSDSLLLRALAAGLAAEGFLVLRFDLPYRQRRPSGPPHPSKAAEDRAGIEAAIAEMRAFVPGSPVIAGGQSYGGRQTSMLLAEQPDLADGLLLTSYPLHPPGKPEKARTEHLPQLRTPTVVVHGSKDTFATTAEITAALDLIPAPTTLVEIDGGRHDLSPEKFPVVARTVEAVLRELPTGDR, from the coding sequence ATGAGCGAACTGGTGGACCGCGGCGGAATCCGCGGGTTCCTGCACCGCCCCGACGGCGACATCGTCGGTGGTGTGGTGTTCGCACACGGTGCGGGCGGCAACAGCGACTCGCTGCTCCTGCGGGCGCTCGCCGCCGGGCTCGCCGCGGAGGGGTTCCTCGTCCTGCGCTTCGACCTGCCCTACCGTCAGCGCCGGCCGTCGGGCCCGCCGCATCCGTCGAAGGCGGCGGAGGACCGGGCCGGGATCGAGGCGGCGATCGCCGAGATGCGGGCATTCGTCCCCGGTAGCCCGGTGATCGCGGGAGGGCAGTCCTACGGAGGCAGGCAGACGTCGATGCTGCTCGCCGAACAGCCGGACCTCGCCGACGGGCTGCTCCTCACGTCGTATCCGCTGCACCCGCCGGGCAAGCCGGAGAAGGCGCGCACCGAGCATCTCCCGCAGCTGCGCACGCCCACCGTCGTGGTGCACGGGTCGAAGGACACCTTCGCGACGACGGCGGAGATCACCGCGGCCCTCGACCTGATCCCGGCCCCGACGACGCTCGTGGAGATCGACGGTGGGCGGCACGATCTGTCCCCCGAGAAGTTCCCCGTCGTCGCACGCACCGTCGAGGCAGTGCTGCGGGAGCTGCCGACCGGGGACCGCTGA
- a CDS encoding pirin family protein, with the protein MSAVSIPRVHVHRAGDRLSTRISWLDSKHSFSFGQHYDPDNTHHGLLLVNNDDTVLPGEGFDTHPHKDMEIVTWVLRGSLVHQDSMGHSGVIYPGLAQRMSAGRGIMHSEKNDSWRLEGTEHHQPVRFVQMWVVPDEPRLDPGYEQLEIEDELLKGGLVPVASGMPEHRDHAAIRINNRAAGLHVARLRPGTDVVLPEAPYLHVFVARGRVELEGVGSLDEGDAVRLTHSGGQRITSADGAEVLVWEMHKRIGE; encoded by the coding sequence ATGTCCGCTGTCAGTATCCCCCGCGTCCACGTCCACCGAGCGGGCGACCGTCTCTCGACGCGCATCTCCTGGCTGGACTCGAAACACTCGTTCTCCTTCGGCCAGCACTACGACCCCGACAACACCCACCACGGACTGCTCCTGGTCAACAACGACGACACCGTGCTCCCCGGCGAGGGGTTCGACACCCACCCGCACAAGGACATGGAGATCGTCACCTGGGTTCTACGGGGCTCGCTGGTGCATCAGGACTCGATGGGACACTCCGGGGTCATCTACCCGGGCCTCGCGCAGCGGATGAGCGCCGGCCGCGGCATCATGCACTCGGAGAAGAACGACAGCTGGCGGCTCGAGGGCACCGAGCACCATCAGCCGGTGCGGTTCGTCCAGATGTGGGTGGTGCCCGACGAACCCCGCCTCGACCCCGGATACGAGCAACTCGAGATCGAGGACGAGTTGCTGAAGGGCGGGCTGGTCCCGGTCGCGTCCGGCATGCCCGAGCACCGAGATCACGCGGCGATCCGGATCAACAACAGGGCGGCGGGCCTGCACGTCGCCCGGCTGCGCCCCGGCACCGACGTCGTCCTACCGGAGGCGCCCTACCTGCACGTCTTCGTCGCCCGTGGACGGGTCGAGCTCGAGGGCGTCGGATCTCTGGACGAGGGCGATGCCGTCCGGCTCACGCACTCGGGCGGGCAGCGGATCACCTCGGCGGACGGCGCCGAGGTCCTGGTGTGGGAGATGCACAAGCGAATCGGCGAGTAG
- a CDS encoding pirin family protein — MPAVTVDDILTLPRVNAPEPQSTDRPVKTVTTAPQGYEGEGFPVRRAFAGVSLGALDPFIHMDQMGEVNYAPGEPKGTPWHPHRGFETVTYMIDGIMEHQDSHGGGGVIGGGDTQWMTAGEGILHIEAPPEHLVVSGGLFHGMQLWVNLPRSDKMTTPRYQDITGKEVALLSSPDGGALIRVIAGEIDGHRGPGSTYTPISIAHLSIAPGASVTLPWNPEFNALAYVMAGNGLVGSERRPVHTGQLSVFGRGDTVTLAAADTQDSRSESLEVYLIGGKPIREPVAMAGPFVMNTRAEVMQAFEDFQAGRLGVPTETRD; from the coding sequence GTGCCCGCTGTGACTGTCGACGACATCCTGACCCTGCCCCGCGTGAACGCTCCCGAGCCGCAGTCCACGGATCGGCCGGTCAAGACCGTGACCACCGCCCCACAGGGCTACGAGGGCGAGGGATTCCCGGTCCGGCGCGCCTTCGCCGGCGTGAGCCTCGGCGCACTGGACCCGTTCATCCACATGGACCAGATGGGCGAGGTGAACTACGCACCGGGCGAACCGAAGGGCACTCCCTGGCACCCGCACCGGGGCTTCGAGACGGTCACCTACATGATCGACGGAATCATGGAGCACCAGGACTCCCACGGTGGCGGCGGCGTCATCGGCGGCGGCGACACCCAGTGGATGACCGCAGGTGAGGGCATCCTGCACATCGAGGCACCGCCGGAACACCTCGTCGTCAGTGGCGGACTCTTCCACGGCATGCAGTTGTGGGTGAACCTGCCCCGCAGCGACAAGATGACGACTCCTCGCTACCAGGACATCACCGGTAAGGAGGTCGCACTCCTCTCGTCCCCGGACGGCGGCGCGCTGATCCGGGTCATCGCCGGGGAGATCGACGGCCATCGGGGACCGGGGTCGACCTACACGCCGATCAGCATCGCGCACCTCAGTATCGCTCCCGGCGCCTCGGTGACGCTGCCGTGGAACCCCGAGTTCAATGCCCTCGCGTACGTGATGGCGGGCAACGGGCTCGTCGGCTCGGAGCGGCGCCCCGTGCACACCGGGCAGCTGTCGGTCTTCGGCCGCGGCGACACGGTCACCCTCGCCGCGGCGGACACCCAGGATTCGCGCAGCGAATCGCTCGAGGTCTACCTGATCGGCGGCAAGCCGATTCGCGAGCCTGTCGCGATGGCCGGCCCGTTCGTGATGAACACGCGCGCCGAGGTGATGCAGGCGTTCGAGGACTTCCAGGCGGGTCGCCTCGGGGTGCCCACCGAGACCCGCGACTGA